GTTCCCCGACCGACGCCACCACGCCGCCGATGAAGGCGAGGCCCCGCAACGTCCGGATACGTTTCTGCGACGGGTCGACCCCGCTGCACCCGCCCCCGAGCCGACGACATGCCCTCCGTGCTCATCTGCCAGTACATGCTCCGGAATCGGCCCGGCCGCTTCCGCGACATCCTCACCAATGCAGGTTTCGAGCCCATCGACGCCGTGGGCGGGAACATCCTGACCGCCGACGACCTTCGGACCTGGCTACCTCGGGTGGAAGCCGTCATCGTCGGCGGCGAACGGCTGACGCCTGAGCTGTTCGCCGTCGCGCCCCGACTCCGGGTCGCCGCGAGGACGGGCGTCGGCTACGACGGGATCAACCTGCCCGCCGCCCGCGCGCATGGGGTCGTCGTGACGATCACGCCGGGCGCGAACCATGAGAGCGTGGCAGAACATGTCTTCGCCATGTTGCTCGCACTGACCCGCGACGTCGTTTCGAACGACGCGACGATCCACGCCGGCGGCTGGGACCGTCGCGTGGGCGTCCCGATCCGCGGCAAGATCATGGGACTTTATGGTTTAGGACGCATCGGCCGCGCCGTGGCCGTGCGAGCCCGAGCCTTTGGGATGCGCGTCGTCGCTCACGACCTCCAGCCCCCTGCCGAGGCCGACGCCCTGCTCGAAATCAAGCGCGTCACGGTCGAGGAGCTCCTGGCCGTCGCCGACGTGGTCAGTCTGCACATCCCGCTGACGGCCGAGACACGAAATCTCGTCGATGAACGGTTCCTGGCCGGGATGAAGCCGGGGGCGTACCTCATCAACACTGCGCGCGGCGGCATGGTCGTAGACGCAGATCTGCGATCCGCGCTCGAATCGGGCCGACTCGCCGGGGCGGGTCTCGACGTCTTCCATCAGGAGCCGCCCGCGCCGGGATGCCCGCTGCTGGGGGCTCCGAACCTCATCCTCAGCCCGCACGTCGGCGGGACCGACGCGGGCGCCATGGAAGAGATGGCCCAGGGGGCCGCCCAATGCATCGTCGACCTCTATCAGGGCCGGTGGCCGTCGCCGTGCGTGGTCGACGGCTCGCTGCGGGACGGCTGGACGTGGTGATTTGGCCGTAACGCACGACGGCCGGGCGGGGACGATTCCCCGCGCCGGCCGTGGCGTGATCGCAAGTCGTTATCTGAATTAAACCTGGAACGACGAGCCGCAGCCGCAGCTCTTGACGACGTTCGGGTTGTTGAAGACGAAACCACGCTTCTCCAGGCCGTCGAAGAAGTC
The DNA window shown above is from Paludisphaera mucosa and carries:
- a CDS encoding phosphoglycerate dehydrogenase — encoded protein: MPSVLICQYMLRNRPGRFRDILTNAGFEPIDAVGGNILTADDLRTWLPRVEAVIVGGERLTPELFAVAPRLRVAARTGVGYDGINLPAARAHGVVVTITPGANHESVAEHVFAMLLALTRDVVSNDATIHAGGWDRRVGVPIRGKIMGLYGLGRIGRAVAVRARAFGMRVVAHDLQPPAEADALLEIKRVTVEELLAVADVVSLHIPLTAETRNLVDERFLAGMKPGAYLINTARGGMVVDADLRSALESGRLAGAGLDVFHQEPPAPGCPLLGAPNLILSPHVGGTDAGAMEEMAQGAAQCIVDLYQGRWPSPCVVDGSLRDGWTW